TCGCACACTTCGACGTGAACGACGCGACGGGCAAGTACACCGACCAGCTCAACGAGTTCGACACGTTCATCCGGATCGAACAGGGGTACGCCGAACTCATGCGCTACATGCGCCGCGCCTACGACTCACTCTCCTTTTTCGTCGGCGGCGACAACGTCATCGCCGTCTGTTCCGAGATGGACGCCGCCGAGTACCAGGACGCGGTCGACCACGTCCGCGAGGCGGTCGACGTGGAACTCAAGGTCGGTGTCGGTCGCGGGCGCGTCGCCCAGGACGCGGGCATGGCCGCCAAACACGCCCTCGAAGAGTGTCGCGCGACCGGCGAGGACGTACACGTCGACTGGGCGACCGGCGAGACCGACCCCTCGGCGTGAACGGTCCGTCGCCCTCCGCTCGACCGACGAATTTGGCCGGAAAAGTACGGTGCGTGCCGTCTTAAGCGTGGTGCAGGTAGCTTTTAGACGCAGTGTGGTAAACGTCCGCACATGGAACCAGACGCGAGCGTTCGGGAGGTGATGGACCGCGAGTTCGTCGGGGTCAGCGAGGCGGACGACCTCGAGGAGACGGCGGAGCTGATGCTCGAAGCGGGGACAGACAGCGCCGTCGTCCTGCGGGGGAGCGACCCGGTCGGCGTCGTCACCGAGCGAGACGCGCTCGCGGCGTTCGTCGACGCCGGGGAGGGCTCGCCCAGCGTCTCCGAAGCGATGACCGACGCCCTGCCGACCGTCTCGCCGGAGATGACCATCGCCGAGGCGGCCGACGAACTGTCGGCGGGGCCGACCCAGCGGGTACTCGTCTCCGACGGGGACGAGCCCCTCGGCGTGTTGACCGAGCGGGACCTGTTGACCGCCTCGCCGTTCGTCCGGACGGCCGACGGCGCCGTGATGGCCGAACGCGAGCGGGCGGTCGTCGGCGTCACCGACGGAGTGGGCGAACCGAACCCCGAGTCCGCGGGCACGCGTCGGACCGACGAGTCGCGCTTCGAGGACCAGTCGCTGTGCGAGGCCTGCGGGTCGCTCTCGCGAGAGCTCTCGCCGTTCAACGGACAGCTACTCTGTCCAGACTGTCGGGACATCTGACCGCGCTGCTCCACGACCGTCCGCTTCACGACCAGCCGCCTCACGACCGCGTTCGGAGTCCACGCATGGAGGCCGGTGAGTAAGCACCCATTACGTGATCTAAATCTGGTACGATAGACGAATCCGTATCGGATAGTCGGTATCGATCGATTCTCGAAAGCTGTACGGGCGCGTCCCGGCGTTCGTATTTCGATGGGAACGTGACAGGTCGTGGGACAGCTTTATAGTGACTGGTTGACAAGGAACGTGAGAAGATGTCTCGCAAGATACGGCGACGGAAGATACTGAAGGGACTCGGTGTCGCGGGCGTCGCGGGGCTGGCCGGGTGCGCGCAGGCGGGCGAGGACACGCCGACCGAAGAGGACGTCGGGGGCGATGGGGGCGACGGCGGTGACGGGGGCGACGGTGAGGACATGTCGACCGCGTCGCCGACCGCCGAGCCCACGGACGGTGACACGGAGACCGAGGGCGACGGCGGTGGCGGGGTCGAGTCGCGGACGATCAGGTTGGGGATCCTGATGGGCGTGACCGGGCAGCTCTCGGACCTGGGGCCGCCGATCCGACAGGCCGCGGAGTTGGCGGCCGACTACGTGGACGAGGAGAGCGACACGTTCACGATCGACTACCAGTTCGAGGACACCGCGACGGACCCCAACACGGGGATCTCCGCCGCCGAGTCGCTCGTCTCGGCGGGGTATCCGATGATCGCCGGCGCACTGTCCTCGACGGTGACCATCCAGACGGCCAACAACGTCGCGGTCCCGAACGGCGTCGTCGAGTGCTCGCCCGCCAGTACGTCGCCGGCGATCACGGACCTGGAGGACAACGGCTACCTCTACCGGACGACCCCGACCGACGCGCTCCAGTCCCAGGTGATGACCCAGATCGGCCGCGAGCGCCTGGAGGCGTCGACGACGTCGACGCTCGCGCTGAACAACGACTACGGGCAGGGGCTGGCCGACGCCTACGTCTCCGCCTGGGAGGAGGCCGGCGGGACCGTCCAGCAGGAGGTCAGCTTCGAGCCCGGAGCGTCCTCCTACACCTCTCAGCTGAGTTCCGCGCTGCAGGACCAGCCGGATCTCCTGATGATCGTCGGGTACCCCGATAGCGGCGTTCGGATCTTCCGCGATTTCTACAACGACTACTCCCAGGACTTCTGCGACATCATCGTCCCGGACGGCCTCCAAAGCGGGAGCCTCCCGGGCAACGTCGGCAACTCCATGCGCAACGTCTGGGGGACCGCCCCGACTTCGACCGGCCCGGGTCGGGACACGTTCGACTCGCTCTACCAGGAAGCGTACGACAGCAACCCCGCAGAGAGCCCGTTCACCGGCCAGTCGTTCGACGCCGTCGCCGTGCTCGCGCTCGCCAACGCCGCCGCCGGCGAGAACAGCGGCGAGGCGATCCGCGACCAGATGAGCGCCGTCGCCAACGAGGGCGGCGAGACGGTGACGCCGGAGAACCTCGCCGAAGGCCTGGAGATGGCCGCCAGTGGCACCGAGATCAACTACCAGGGCGCCTCCAGCGCCGTCGAGTTCGACGACGTGGGCGACATCGCCGCCGCCACCTACCAGTTCTACCGCTACCAGGAGGGCGGCTTCGAGGTCATCGAGAACATCGACTACTCGGCCTGAGGCGGCGGTTCGGGGGTTCGCTTTCCCCGCTCGCTCACCCGCCGAGGAACTGCTGGCGAACGCTCTCGTCGGCCAGCAAGGCGTCGCCGTCGTCGACGAATCGGTTCTCGCCCTGCACGAGGACGTAGCCGCGGTCACAGCGACGCAGCGCCTCTTTGGCGTTCTGCTCGACCATCAGGATCGCCGTCCCGCCCTCGTTGATGGCGTCGATGCGGTCGAACAGGTCGTCGACCAGATCCGGCGCCAGCCCCGCGGAGGGCTCGTCGAGCAGGAGTAGGTCGGGGTCGAGCATCAGCGCCCGGCCCATCGCGAGCATCTGCTGCTGGCCGCCCGACAGCGTGCCGGCGCGCTGGTCCTCGCGCTCTTCGAGGATCGGGAAGCGGTCGTAGACCGCTGCCAGCGCCTCGTCGGGGAACTCCGCGCGGATGTACGCGCCCATCTCCAGGTTCTCGCGGACCGAGAGGCCCGCGAAGACGTTCTCGTTCTGGGGGACGTACCCCAGCCCGTGGTGGACCATCGACTCCGGCGCCTCGTCGGTGATGTCGGTGCCGTCGAAGGTGATCGTCCCGTCGAACACGCGGGTGAGCCCGAACACGGATTTCATGACCGTCGACTTCCCCGCGCCGTTCGGGCCGACGATGGTGACGTACTCGCCGTCGCCCACGTCCAGGTCCACGTCGGTCAGGATCTGCAGGTCGCCGTAGCCCGCGTCGAGGTTCCGGACCGCGAGCAGCGGGTCGTCGAGCGACGACGCGTCCGCCGCGCTGGTCGCCTCGGCGTCGCTCACAGGTCCTCACCCAGGTAGGCGTCGATGACGCGTTCGTTCGATCTGATCTCCGCGGGCGGCCCCTCGGCGAGGACCTGCCCCTGGTGCATGACGACGACGCGTTCGCAGTGTTCCATGATGAGGTCCATGTCGTGTTCGACCAGCAGGAAGGTCAGCCCCTCCTCCCGCAGCTGGTGAACGCGGTCGAGCAGCTTCTCCTCCAGCGTCGGGTTGACGCCGGCGAACGGTTCGTCCAACAGCATCATCGACGGGTCGACCATCAGCGCCCGGGCGAGTTCGAGCAGTTTCCGCTGACCGCCGCTGAGGTTGCCCGCGTACTCCTCGGCGAGGTGGTCGATCTCGAACAGCTCCAGCGTGTCCCACACCCGCTCGCGCAGTTCCCGCTCCTCCTCGCGGACCCGTCCGCGGAGGCCGGGCGTGACCGCGTCGACCAGGTTCTCGCCCGACTGGCCCCGCGGGGCGAGCATCAGGTTCTCGAGCACGGTCATCTCCTCCAGTTCGCGGGCGATCTGGAACGTCCGCACGAGCCCCTCGTCGGCGATCGCGGCCGTCCGAGCGCCGGTGATCTCCCGTCCTTCGAAAGTGACCCGTCCACCGTCGGGGTCGTGAACCCCCGTGATCAGGTCGAACGTGGTCGATTTACCCGCGCCGTTCGGGCCGATGAGGCCCGTCAGCGTCCCCCGCTCGACGGCGAAGCTCACCCCGTCGACGGCGTCGATACCACCGAAGCGCTTGGCGAGGCCGTCGACGACCAGCGAGGCGTCGGCCGGGTCGAGGCCGTCGCGCTCGGCGCCGTCGGGCGTCGTCGATTCGGGGCCATCGACGTCCGCGGCGGCCACGGCGTGGTCCGGTTCGGCCGCGGCGGACGGTTCGGTCGTCTCGGCCGCTTCGGCGGCCGGCGCGTCGTCACTCATCGTCGTCGTCCCCCTGTGGCGGCCGACGGGGCTCGTCGGCGGTCCGGTCCACGGCCGCGGGTCCACCGCCGTCGGCCGCCGGTCGCGGCCCGTTCGACCCAGGCCGGCTGCCGTGGTCGGAGAGCAGCACGCTCGCGGCGACCTCCTTTCGATGGCCGAGCAGGCCGGTCGGTCGCCGCTGCATCAGGACGACCAGGACGACGCCGAGGAGGACGAACCGCAGCGGCGGGACGTTCTGGAGCGTGTAGGCGAACAGCGGGCCGAAATCCAGCGACCCGATCGGCGCGAGGGCACCCGCGATGGTGGTCGGCGCGTCGCCGCTGACGAAGTACTTCGTGAAGATCCCGGCGACGCGCTGGGGCCCCTGGAAGAGGAGGCTGGCGAACAGCGCGCCGCCGAGGACGCTCCCCGTGTTCGAGCCCGCGCCGCCGATCATCAGCGCGATGAAGATGTAGAACGTCTGGATCGGCATGAACGTCGTCGCCGTCGGGTCGGTGTAGCCCTTCTGGGTCTCCCAGAGGATCCCACCGAGACCCATCAGCGCGCAGCCGACCATGAACACCTTCACCTTGAACAGCCGGGTGTCCTTGCCCAGCGAGTTGGCGACGAGTTCGTCCTCGCGGATGGCCTTCAGGACTCGACCGAACGGGGAGTTGCCGATCCGGCGGAGCAGCCAGTAGAACAGCCCGACGAAGACGAGCAAGACCACCGTGTACGCGAGCGAGACGACGACGGTCTCCCTGACGCCCGCGGCGCCGAACGCCGAGATGACGGCGTCGCCCAGCGCCGTCCGACTCCCGCTGGCGGGGTTGGTCGGGTTCGTGTAGAACAGCGACTTGACGGGGATCGTCGGGTTGATCGGGATGTTGATCCCGCGACCGGCGCCGGTACCCAGCGGGATGTCGGGGAGGACGGGAACGTTCGCGAACAGCGTGAACTGCTGGAACGTCGTCGACAGTAGGGTGAGGCGGACGATCTCGGAGAACGCGACGGTGACGATCGCGAGGTAGTCCGCCCGCAGGCGCAGCGCCGGCAGCGAGATGACGGCGCCGGCGATCGCGGCCATCAGCATCCCGCCGACGACACCGACCCACAGCGGGAGGCCCAGACCCGGCGGCGTTCCGCCGGTCGGAGCCGTGATCGCGGCGAAGGTGTAGACGCCGACGGCCATGAAGCCCGCGACGCCGATGTTGAACAGGCCGGCGTACCCCCAGTGGAGGTTCAACGCGAGGACGAGCATCGCGTACAGCGCCGTCCAGAAGGTGACCGCCTGGAGCGCGGCGACGACGCCGCCGACGCCCTGTGGCGGGCCGAGAATCGCGAAGATCGTGAACAGCACGTAGATGCCGCCCATCACCAGCGCGATCAGGCCGGCGTCGCCCTCCCGTAGTTCCCTGAGGAGGCGGTCGATCACGCTCGCACCGGTAGCGCCACGGCTCTCCGAGTCGCTCATGCGGTCGTCACCCCCCCGAACAACCCGTCCGGCCGTATCACCAGCACGAGGATCATGATCGCGAACGCCGCCGCGGTCGAGAACGACGACGGGATCCACACCAGCGAGACGGACTGGGTGAGCCCGATCAGCAGGCCGCCGACCATCGCGCCGTAGATGGAGCCGATCCCGCCGAGGATGACCGCGGCGAAGATGAGGAGGAGCAGCACCCAGCCGAGATTGTACGACAGCGTCCCGCGTTCGAGCGCCATCAGGTAGCCCGCGGCGCCGGCGAGGCCGCCACCGATGACCCACGTCGCGCGGACGACGCGTTCGGTCGGGATGCCGGAGACCCGCGCCAGGTCCTCGTTGTCGGCCATCGCCCGCATCGCCTTCCCGAGTTTTGTCCGCTGGAGCGCGAGGTGGAGCGCGACCATCAGCGCCAGCGACGTGACGACGAGCGTCGCCTCGGCGCTCGTGACCGAGAGGATCTCGGCGGTGTAGCTCCCGAAGTCGGGGCCCGGGAGTTCGACGTAGAACGCGTCGCTCGGGACGTTGCCGTTGGCGGCGAGGATGACCGTCGAACGCTCGGTCGCCAGTGCGAGCGTCCCGCTCACGCTCGCGAAGACGAGCTTCGACCCGCCGGCGGTCAGCCCGCGGTTGGTCGGCCCGAAGAAGAAGACGATCAGGTATCGCAGCGCCAGCGCGACGCCGATGCTCGCGATCAGGACGGCGATCCCGCTCTGGTCGCGCATCGGCCGGAAGACGACCCGGTCGAGGACCAGCGAGAGCGCGATGGTCGCGACCACCGCGACGACGAGCCCGGCGAACACCGCCAGGGGGTTGCCCAGCGCGTTGACCGACAGCTCCGCCGCGCTCGGGCCCTCGGGACCGAACCCGAGCGTCCCGAGGTAGAGGACGTTGCCGTCGAGCAGGCCCGATCCCAGCCCGGCCAGCAGCCACGCGACGGCCCAGCCGGCGAACGCGCCGGTCGTGATGTAGTCGCCGTGGGCGAAGTTCGCGAAGCTCAGGATGCTGTAGGTCATCGACAAGCCGATCCCGGCCAGCCCGATCCCCAGCCCGACCACGACGCCGTTCCAGACGAGCGTGATCAGCCGGCTCGCGGCCAGCGTCCCTCCAAAGAGTTTCACCGACCCGACCGCCACCTCGACTCCGAGGACCTTCAGCAGGAGGTCGACGCAGAGGCCGACGACGAACAGCCCGAACAGCGCCGTCTTCGGCCGTTCAGCGACTTCTACCCGCAGGTCGGCGACCCGCTCAGCGGTCGCCATGGCTCCACTCTGATGCCTCCCACCCGACCGTTCGACGCTCGGTCGTCTCGCATCCGTGCGCCGAATCCGTCCCCGCGACCACTCGCCTCCCCCTCGACCACTGGCACCGGATCGTGTGATTTGCAAACATGCCTTACAGGCAGTGGAGACGCCGGAGGGGTAAAACTCTTCGACGCCCGCCGGCCGAAAGGCTTAGTCGGAGCCGGGCGTCACACCGGCCACCGGATGGAGATCGAACTCGCCACGGTGGCCCAGGCCGAGCGCGTCACCGACCTGTGGGTCGACCTCGCCGAGGAGCAGACCCAGCACGACTCGCACGTCCTCGCCGAGCGCAACAGGGGGTCGGTCGCCGACGAGCTGGCTCGCCACGCCGTCACCGACCGCCTCGTCGTCGCCACCGAGGCCGGCGACGTCGTCGGGTTCGTGATGTTCACGCTCGACCGCGGCAGCTACGAGATGGACCTGACCCAGGGCGTCGTCGAGAACCTCTACGTCGTCCCCGAACGGCGTGGGGAGGGGATCGGCAGCGAGCTGCTCGCGACCGCAGAGGGGCGACTGGACGAACTGGGTGCGGACACGGTCACTCTGGAGGCGATGGCGGACAACCTCGCCGCCCGGCGGTTCTACCGTCGCCACGGTTACGACACCCACCGCGTCAAACTGGAGAAACCACTGGAAACCGATACCCACTCAAAGGAGGGCCGGTAACGCTCACCTGCGCCAGGGGAGCTTGGGCGGTTCAAGCACTCGACTTGTAATCGAGATTCCCGGGGTTCGAATCCCTGCCCTGGCTCTACTCGCCGTCGTTCGCTTCGACTAGTTCGAACTCGACCGAGACCACCTTCTCGGCGGTTCAGAGGGCGATGTAGTGCGTCTCGACGCGCGC
This DNA window, taken from Halosimplex litoreum, encodes the following:
- a CDS encoding CBS domain-containing protein; the protein is MEPDASVREVMDREFVGVSEADDLEETAELMLEAGTDSAVVLRGSDPVGVVTERDALAAFVDAGEGSPSVSEAMTDALPTVSPEMTIAEAADELSAGPTQRVLVSDGDEPLGVLTERDLLTASPFVRTADGAVMAERERAVVGVTDGVGEPNPESAGTRRTDESRFEDQSLCEACGSLSRELSPFNGQLLCPDCRDI
- a CDS encoding ABC transporter substrate-binding protein: MSRKIRRRKILKGLGVAGVAGLAGCAQAGEDTPTEEDVGGDGGDGGDGGDGEDMSTASPTAEPTDGDTETEGDGGGGVESRTIRLGILMGVTGQLSDLGPPIRQAAELAADYVDEESDTFTIDYQFEDTATDPNTGISAAESLVSAGYPMIAGALSSTVTIQTANNVAVPNGVVECSPASTSPAITDLEDNGYLYRTTPTDALQSQVMTQIGRERLEASTTSTLALNNDYGQGLADAYVSAWEEAGGTVQQEVSFEPGASSYTSQLSSALQDQPDLLMIVGYPDSGVRIFRDFYNDYSQDFCDIIVPDGLQSGSLPGNVGNSMRNVWGTAPTSTGPGRDTFDSLYQEAYDSNPAESPFTGQSFDAVAVLALANAAAGENSGEAIRDQMSAVANEGGETVTPENLAEGLEMAASGTEINYQGASSAVEFDDVGDIAAATYQFYRYQEGGFEVIENIDYSA
- a CDS encoding ABC transporter ATP-binding protein codes for the protein MSDAEATSAADASSLDDPLLAVRNLDAGYGDLQILTDVDLDVGDGEYVTIVGPNGAGKSTVMKSVFGLTRVFDGTITFDGTDITDEAPESMVHHGLGYVPQNENVFAGLSVRENLEMGAYIRAEFPDEALAAVYDRFPILEEREDQRAGTLSGGQQQMLAMGRALMLDPDLLLLDEPSAGLAPDLVDDLFDRIDAINEGGTAILMVEQNAKEALRRCDRGYVLVQGENRFVDDGDALLADESVRQQFLGG
- a CDS encoding ABC transporter ATP-binding protein, yielding MSDDAPAAEAAETTEPSAAAEPDHAVAAADVDGPESTTPDGAERDGLDPADASLVVDGLAKRFGGIDAVDGVSFAVERGTLTGLIGPNGAGKSTTFDLITGVHDPDGGRVTFEGREITGARTAAIADEGLVRTFQIARELEEMTVLENLMLAPRGQSGENLVDAVTPGLRGRVREEERELRERVWDTLELFEIDHLAEEYAGNLSGGQRKLLELARALMVDPSMMLLDEPFAGVNPTLEEKLLDRVHQLREEGLTFLLVEHDMDLIMEHCERVVVMHQGQVLAEGPPAEIRSNERVIDAYLGEDL
- a CDS encoding branched-chain amino acid ABC transporter permease is translated as MSDSESRGATGASVIDRLLRELREGDAGLIALVMGGIYVLFTIFAILGPPQGVGGVVAALQAVTFWTALYAMLVLALNLHWGYAGLFNIGVAGFMAVGVYTFAAITAPTGGTPPGLGLPLWVGVVGGMLMAAIAGAVISLPALRLRADYLAIVTVAFSEIVRLTLLSTTFQQFTLFANVPVLPDIPLGTGAGRGINIPINPTIPVKSLFYTNPTNPASGSRTALGDAVISAFGAAGVRETVVVSLAYTVVLLVFVGLFYWLLRRIGNSPFGRVLKAIREDELVANSLGKDTRLFKVKVFMVGCALMGLGGILWETQKGYTDPTATTFMPIQTFYIFIALMIGGAGSNTGSVLGGALFASLLFQGPQRVAGIFTKYFVSGDAPTTIAGALAPIGSLDFGPLFAYTLQNVPPLRFVLLGVVLVVLMQRRPTGLLGHRKEVAASVLLSDHGSRPGSNGPRPAADGGGPAAVDRTADEPRRPPQGDDDDE
- a CDS encoding branched-chain amino acid ABC transporter permease encodes the protein MATAERVADLRVEVAERPKTALFGLFVVGLCVDLLLKVLGVEVAVGSVKLFGGTLAASRLITLVWNGVVVGLGIGLAGIGLSMTYSILSFANFAHGDYITTGAFAGWAVAWLLAGLGSGLLDGNVLYLGTLGFGPEGPSAAELSVNALGNPLAVFAGLVVAVVATIALSLVLDRVVFRPMRDQSGIAVLIASIGVALALRYLIVFFFGPTNRGLTAGGSKLVFASVSGTLALATERSTVILAANGNVPSDAFYVELPGPDFGSYTAEILSVTSAEATLVVTSLALMVALHLALQRTKLGKAMRAMADNEDLARVSGIPTERVVRATWVIGGGLAGAAGYLMALERGTLSYNLGWVLLLLIFAAVILGGIGSIYGAMVGGLLIGLTQSVSLVWIPSSFSTAAAFAIMILVLVIRPDGLFGGVTTA
- a CDS encoding GNAT family N-acetyltransferase; the protein is MEIELATVAQAERVTDLWVDLAEEQTQHDSHVLAERNRGSVADELARHAVTDRLVVATEAGDVVGFVMFTLDRGSYEMDLTQGVVENLYVVPERRGEGIGSELLATAEGRLDELGADTVTLEAMADNLAARRFYRRHGYDTHRVKLEKPLETDTHSKEGR